Proteins encoded within one genomic window of Clupea harengus chromosome 10, Ch_v2.0.2, whole genome shotgun sequence:
- the guk1b gene encoding guanylate kinase 1b isoform X2, producing MAGPRPVVLSGPSGAGKSTLLKRLMKDYEGVFGFSVSHTTRNPRPGEVDGKGLSSLPMLLGAVLLPVADVLSSESSPDYHFTTREKMQEGIDKGEFIENAEFSGNLYGTSKSAIEDVKAKNLICILDVDIQGVKNIKETDLNPIYISVQPPSMEILEKRLRDRQTETEDSLQKRLDAARTDMELSNEPGMFDLVIVNDDLEAAYDQLKSALMEEIQKVQDAKNVMAGPRPVVLSGPSGAGKSTLLKRLMKDYEGVFGFSVSHTTRNPRPGEVDGKDYHFTTRENVQEGIDKGEFIENAEFSGNMYGTSKSAIEDVQAQNLICILDVDIQGVKNIKETDLNPIYISVQPPSMEILEKRLRDRQTETEDSLQKRLDAARTDMELSNEPGMFDLVIVNDDLEAAYDQLKSALMEEIQKVQDAKDYTSSSTPAVCVMAGPRPVVLSGPSGAGKSTLLKRLMKDYEGVFGFSVSHTTRNPRPGEVDGKDYHFTTREKVQEGIDKEEFIENAEFSGNMYGTSKSAIEDVQAKNLICILDVDIQGVKNIKETDLNPIYISVQPPSMEILEKRLRDRQTETEDSLQKRLDAARTDMELSNEPGMFDLVIVNDDLEAAYDQLKSALMEEIQKVQDAKDYTSSSTPAVCVMAGPRPVVLSGPSGAGKSTLLKRLMKDYEGVFGFSVSHTTRDPRPGEVDGKDYHFTTREKVQEGIDKGEFIENAEFSGNMYGTSKSAIEDVQAQNLICILDVDIQGVKNIKETDLNPIYISVQPPSMEILEKRLRDRQTETEDSLQKRLDAARTDMELSNEPGMFDLVIVNDDLEAAYDQLKSALMEEIQKVQDTKDCTSSSTHAVCVMAGPRPVVLSGPSGAGKSTLLKRLMKDYEGVFGFSVSHTTRDPRPGEVDGKDYHFTTREKVQEGIDKGEFIENAEFSGNMYGTSKSAIEDVKAKNLICILDVDIQGVKNIKETDLNPIYISVQPPSMEILEKRLRDRQTETEDSLQKRLDAARTDMELSNEPGMFDLVIVNDDLEAAYDQLKSALMEEIQKVQDAKDCTSSSTPAVCVMAGPRPVVLSGPSGAGKSTLLKRLMKDYEGVFGFSVSHTTRNPRPGEVDGKGLSSLPMLLGAVLLPVADVLSSESSPDYHFTTREKMQEDIDKGEFIENAEFSGNMYGTSKSAIEDVQAQNLICILDVDIQGVKNIKETDLNPIYISVQPPSMEILEKRLRDRQTETEDSLQKRLDAARTDMELSNEPGMFDLVIVNDDLEAAYDQLKSALMEEIQKVQDAKDCTSSSTPAVCVMAGPRPVVLSGPSGAGKSTLLKRLMKDYEGVFGFSVSHTTRNPRPGEVDGKDYHFTTREKMQEDIDKGEFIENAEFSGNMYGTSKSAIEDVQAQNLICILDVDIQGVKNIKETDLNPIYISVQPPSMEILEKRLRDRQTETEDSLQKRLDAARTDMELSNEPGMFDLVIVNDDLEAAYDQLKSALMEEIQKVQDAKE from the exons ATGGCTGGACCCAGGCCTGTAGTTCTGAGCGGCCCCTCTGGCGCAGGGAAGAGCACTCTGCTGAAGAGGCTTATGAAGGATTATGAAGGAGTCTTTGGCTTCAGCGTGTCCC ATACAACAAGAAATCCCCGTCCTGGTGAGGTAGACGGTAAAG GCCTGAGTAGCCTCCCAATGCTTCTGGGGGCTGTGTTACTGCCTGTAGCAGACGTCTTATCCTCTGAGTCTTCTCCAG ATTACCACTTCACCACCAGGGAGAAGATGCAAGAGGGTATCGATAAAGGAGAGTTCATTGAGAATGCAGAGTTCTCAGGGAACTTGTACGGAACAAG TAAATCTGCTATTGAAGATGTCAAGGCAAAGAACCTCATCTGCATTCTCGATGTTGACATACAAGGAGTGAAAAACATCAAGGAGACTGACCTCAACCCCATTTACATCTCCGTCCAGCCCCCATCTATGGAGATCCTG GAAAAGCGtctaagagacagacagactgagacagagGACAGTTTACAGAAGCGCTTGGACGCTGCAAGGACAGACATGGAGCTCA GTAATGAACCTGGAATGTTTGACCTGGTCATCGTCAATGATGATTTAGAGGCAGCCTATGACCAGCTGAAAAGTGCTCTAATGGAG GAAATACAGAAGGTTCAGGATGCCAAGAA CGTGATGGCTGGACCCAGGCCTGTAGTTCTGAGCGGCCCCTCTGGCGCAGGGAAGAGCACTCTGCTGAAGAGGCTTATGAAGGATTATGAAGGAGTCTTTGGCTTCAGCGTGTCCC ATACAACAAGAAATCCCCGTCCTGGTGAGGTAGACGGTAAAG ATTACCACTTCACCACCAGGGAGAACGTGCAAGAGGGTATCGATAAAGGAGAGTTCATTGAGAATGCCGAGTTCTCAGGGAACATGTATGGAACAAG TAAATCTGCTATTGAAGATGTCCAGGCACAGAACCTCATCTGCATTCTCGATGTTGACATACAAGGAGTGAAAAACATCAAGGAGACTGACCTCAACCCCATCTACATCTCCGTCCAGCCCCCATCTATGGAGATCCTG GAAAAGCGtctaagagacagacagactgagacagagGACAGTTTACAGAAGCGCTTAGACGCTGCAAGGACAGACATGGAGCTCA GTAATGAACCTGGAATGTTTGACCTGGTCATCGTCAATGATGATTTAGAGGCAGCCTATGACCAGCTGAAAAGTGCTCTAATGGAG GAAATACAGAAGGTTCAGGATGCCAAGGACTATACATCATCTTCAACccctgctgtgtg CGTGATGGCTGGACCCAGGCCTGTAGTTCTGAGTGGCCCCTCTGGCGCAGGGAAGAGCACTCTGCTGAAGAGGCTTATGAAGGATTATGAAGGAGTCTTTGGCTTCAGCGTGTCCC ATACAACAAGAAATCCCCGTCCTGGTGAGGTAGACGGTAAAG ATTACCACTTCACCACCAGGGAGAAGGTGCAAGAGGGTATCGATAAAGAAGAGTTCATTGAGAATGCCGAGTTCTCAGGGAACATGTATGGAACAAG TAAATCTGCTATTGAAGATGTCCAGGCAAAGAACCTCATCTGCATTCTCGATGTTGACATACAAGGAGTGAAAAACATCAAGGAGACTGACCTCAACCCCATCTACATCTCCGTCCAGCCCCCATCTATGGAGATCCTG GAAAAGCGtctaagagacagacagactgagacagagGACAGTTTACAGAAGCGCTTAGACGCTGCAAGGACAGACATGGAGCTCA GTAATGAACCTGGAATGTTTGACCTGGTCATCGTCAATGATGATTTAGAGGCAGCCTATGACCAGCTGAAAAGTGCTCTAATGGAG GAAATACAGAAGGTTCAGGATGCCAAGGACTATACATCATCTTCAACCCCTGCTGTGTG CGTGATGGCTGGACCCAGGCCTGTAGTTCTGAGCGGCCCCTCTGGCGCAGGGAAGAGCACTCTGCTGAAGAGGCTTATGAAGGATTATGAAGGAGTCTTTGGCTTCAGCGTGTCCC ATACAACAAGAGATCCCCGTCCTGGTGAGGTAGACGGTAAAG ATTACCACTTCACCACCAGGGAGAAGGTGCAAGAGGGTATCGATAAAGGAGAGTTCATTGAGAATGCCGAGTTCTCAGGGAACATGTATGGAACAAG TAAATCTGCTATTGAAGATGTCCAGGCACAGAACCTCATCTGCATTCTCGATGTTGACATACAAGGAGTGAAAAACATCAAGGAGACTGACCTCAACCCCATCTACATCTCCGTCCAGCCCCCATCTATGGAGATCCTG GAAAAGCGtctaagagacagacagactgagacagagGACAGTTTACAGAAGCGCTTGGACGCTGCAAGGACAGACATGGAGCTCA GTAATGAACCTGGAATGTTTGACCTGGTCATCGTCAATGATGATTTAGAGGCAGCCTATGACCAGCTGAAAAGTGCTCTAATGGAG GAAATACAGAAGGTTCAGGATACCAAGGACTGTACATCATCTTCAACccatgctgtgtg CGTGATGGCTGGACCCAGGCCTGTAGTTCTGAGCGGCCCCTCTGGCGCAGGGAAGAGCACTCTGCTGAAGAGGCTTATGAAGGATTATGAAGGAGTCTTTGGCTTCAGCGTGTCCC ATACAACAAGAGATCCCCGTCCTGGTGAGGTAGACGGTAAAG ATTACCACTTCACCACCAGGGAGAAGGTGCAAGAGGGTATCGATAAAGGAGAGTTCATTGAGAATGCCGAGTTCTCAGGGAACATGTATGGAACAAG TAAATCTGCTATTGAAGATGTCAAGGCAAAGAACCTCATCTGCATTCTCGATGTTGACATACAAGGAGTGAAAAACATCAAGGAGACTGACCTCAACCCCATCTACATCTCCGTCCAGCCCCCATCTATGGAGATCCTG GAAAAGCGtctaagagacagacagactgagacagagGACAGTTTACAGAAGCGCTTGGACGCTGCAAGGACAGACATGGAGCTCA GTAATGAACCTGGAATGTTTGACCTGGTCATCGTCAATGATGATTTAGAGGCAGCCTATGACCAGCTGAAAAGTGCTCTAATGGAG GAAATACAGAAGGTTCAGGATGCCAAGGACTGTACATCATCTTCAACccctgctgtgtg CGTGATGGCTGGACCCAGGCCTGTAGTTCTGAGCGGCCCCTCTGGCGCAGGGAAGAGCACTCTGCTGAAGAGGCTTATGAAGGATTATGAAGGAGTCTTTGGCTTCAGCGTGTCcc ATACAACAAGAAATCCCCGTCCTGGTGAGGTAGACGGTAAAG GCCTGAGTAGCCTCCCAATGCTTCTGGGGGCTGTGTTACTGCCTGTAGCAGACGTCTTATCCTCTGAGTCTTCTCCAG ATTACCACTTCACCACCAGGGAGAAGATGCAAGAGGATATCGATAAAGGAGAGTTCATTGAGAATGCCGAGTTCTCAGGGAACATGTATGGAACAAG TAAATCTGCTATTGAAGATGTCCAGGCACAGAACCTCATCTGCATTCTCGATGTTGACATACAAGGAGTGAAAAACATCAAGGAGACTGACCTCAACCCCATCTACATCTCCGTCCAGCCCCCATCTATGGAGATCCTG GAAAAGCGtctaagagacagacagactgagacagagGACAGTTTACAGAAGCGCTTGGACGCTGCAAGGACAGACATGGAGCTCA GTAATGAACCTGGAATGTTTGACCTGGTCATCGTCAATGATGATTTAGAGGCAGCCTATGACCAGCTGAAAAGTGCTCTAATGGAG GAAATACAGAAGGTTCAGGATGCCAAGGACTGTACATCATCTTCAACccctgctgtgtg CGTGATGGCTGGACCCAGGCCTGTAGTTCTGAGCGGCCCCTCTGGCGCAGGGAAGAGCACTCTGCTGAAGAGGCTTATGAAGGATTATGAAGGAGTCTTTGGCTTCAGCGTGTCcc ATACAACAAGAAATCCCCGTCCTGGTGAGGTAGACGGTAAAG ATTACCACTTCACCACCAGGGAGAAGATGCAAGAGGATATCGATAAAGGAGAGTTCATTGAGAATGCCGAGTTCTCAGGGAACATGTATGGAACAAG TAAATCTGCTATTGAAGATGTCCAGGCACAGAACCTCATCTGCATTCTCGATGTTGACATACAAGGAGTGAAAAACATCAAGGAGACTGACCTCAACCCCATCTACATCTCCGTCCAGCCCCCATCTATGGAGATCCTG GAAAAGCGtctaagagacagacagactgagacagagGACAGTTTACAGAAGCGCTTGGACGCTGCAAGGACAGACATGGAGCTCA GTAATGAACCTGGAATGTTTGACCTGGTCATCGTCAATGATGATTTAGAGGCAGCCTATGACCAGCTGAAAAGTGCTCTAATGGAG GAAATACAGAAGGTTCAGGATGCCAAGGAGTAA
- the guk1b gene encoding guanylate kinase 1b isoform X1 yields the protein MAGPRPVVLSGPSGAGKSTLLKRLMKDYEGVFGFSVSHTTRNPRPGEVDGKGLSSLPMLLGAVLLPVADVLSSESSPDYHFTTREKMQEGIDKGEFIENAEFSGNLYGTSKSAIEDVKAKNLICILDVDIQGVKNIKETDLNPIYISVQPPSMEILEKRLRDRQTETEDSLQKRLDAARTDMELSNEPGMFDLVIVNDDLEAAYDQLKSALMEEIQKVQDAKNVMAGPRPVVLSGPSGAGKSTLLKRLMKDYEGVFGFSVSHTTRNPRPGEVDGKDYHFTTRENVQEGIDKGEFIENAEFSGNMYGTSKSAIEDVQAQNLICILDVDIQGVKNIKETDLNPIYISVQPPSMEILEKRLRDRQTETEDSLQKRLDAARTDMELSNEPGMFDLVIVNDDLEAAYDQLKSALMEEIQKVQDAKDYTSSSTPAVCVMAGPRPVVLSGPSGAGKSTLLKRLMKDYEGVFGFSVSHTTRNPRPGEVDGKDYHFTTREKVQEGIDKEEFIENAEFSGNMYGTSKSAIEDVQAKNLICILDVDIQGVKNIKETDLNPIYISVQPPSMEILEKRLRDRQTETEDSLQKRLDAARTDMELSNEPGMFDLVIVNDDLEAAYDQLKSALMEEIQKVQDAKDYTSSSTPAVCVMAGPRPVVLSGPSGAGKSTLLKRLMKDYEGVFGFSVSHTTRDPRPGEVDGKDYHFTTREKVQEGIDKGEFIENAEFSGNMYGTSKSAIEDVQAQNLICILDVDIQGVKNIKETDLNPIYISVQPPSMEILEKRLRDRQTETEDSLQKRLDAARTDMELSNEPGMFDLVIVNDDLEAAYDQLKSALMEEIQKVQDTKDCTSSSTHAVCVMAGPRPVVLSGPSGAGKSTLLKRLMKDYEGVFGFSVSHTTRDPRPGEVDGKDYHFTTREKVQEGIDKGEFIENAEFSGNMYGTSKSAIEDVKAKNLICILDVDIQGVKNIKETDLNPIYISVQPPSMEILEKRLRDRQTETEDSLQKRLDAARTDMELSNEPGMFDLVIVNDDLEAAYDQLKSALMEEIQKVQDAKDCTSSSTPAVCVMAGPRPVVLSGPSGAGKSTLLKRLMKDYEGVFGFSVSHTTRNPRPGEVDGKGLSSLPMLLGAVLLPVADVLSSESSPDYHFTTREKMQEDIDKGEFIENAEFSGNMYGTSKSAIEDVQAQNLICILDVDIQGVKNIKETDLNPIYISVQPPSMEILEKRLRDRQTETEDSLQKRLDAARTDMELSNEPGMFDLVIVNDDLEAAYDQLKSALMEEIQKVQDAKDCTSSSTPAVCVMAGPRPVVLSGPSGAGKSTLLKRLMKDYEGVFGFSVSHTTRNPRPGEVDGKGLSSLPMLLGAVLLPVADVLSSESSPDYHFTTREKMQEDIDKGEFIENAEFSGNMYGTSKSAIEDVQAQNLICILDVDIQGVKNIKETDLNPIYISVQPPSMEILEKRLRDRQTETEDSLQKRLDAARTDMELSNEPGMFDLVIVNDDLEAAYDQLKSALMEEIQKVQDAKE from the exons ATGGCTGGACCCAGGCCTGTAGTTCTGAGCGGCCCCTCTGGCGCAGGGAAGAGCACTCTGCTGAAGAGGCTTATGAAGGATTATGAAGGAGTCTTTGGCTTCAGCGTGTCCC ATACAACAAGAAATCCCCGTCCTGGTGAGGTAGACGGTAAAG GCCTGAGTAGCCTCCCAATGCTTCTGGGGGCTGTGTTACTGCCTGTAGCAGACGTCTTATCCTCTGAGTCTTCTCCAG ATTACCACTTCACCACCAGGGAGAAGATGCAAGAGGGTATCGATAAAGGAGAGTTCATTGAGAATGCAGAGTTCTCAGGGAACTTGTACGGAACAAG TAAATCTGCTATTGAAGATGTCAAGGCAAAGAACCTCATCTGCATTCTCGATGTTGACATACAAGGAGTGAAAAACATCAAGGAGACTGACCTCAACCCCATTTACATCTCCGTCCAGCCCCCATCTATGGAGATCCTG GAAAAGCGtctaagagacagacagactgagacagagGACAGTTTACAGAAGCGCTTGGACGCTGCAAGGACAGACATGGAGCTCA GTAATGAACCTGGAATGTTTGACCTGGTCATCGTCAATGATGATTTAGAGGCAGCCTATGACCAGCTGAAAAGTGCTCTAATGGAG GAAATACAGAAGGTTCAGGATGCCAAGAA CGTGATGGCTGGACCCAGGCCTGTAGTTCTGAGCGGCCCCTCTGGCGCAGGGAAGAGCACTCTGCTGAAGAGGCTTATGAAGGATTATGAAGGAGTCTTTGGCTTCAGCGTGTCCC ATACAACAAGAAATCCCCGTCCTGGTGAGGTAGACGGTAAAG ATTACCACTTCACCACCAGGGAGAACGTGCAAGAGGGTATCGATAAAGGAGAGTTCATTGAGAATGCCGAGTTCTCAGGGAACATGTATGGAACAAG TAAATCTGCTATTGAAGATGTCCAGGCACAGAACCTCATCTGCATTCTCGATGTTGACATACAAGGAGTGAAAAACATCAAGGAGACTGACCTCAACCCCATCTACATCTCCGTCCAGCCCCCATCTATGGAGATCCTG GAAAAGCGtctaagagacagacagactgagacagagGACAGTTTACAGAAGCGCTTAGACGCTGCAAGGACAGACATGGAGCTCA GTAATGAACCTGGAATGTTTGACCTGGTCATCGTCAATGATGATTTAGAGGCAGCCTATGACCAGCTGAAAAGTGCTCTAATGGAG GAAATACAGAAGGTTCAGGATGCCAAGGACTATACATCATCTTCAACccctgctgtgtg CGTGATGGCTGGACCCAGGCCTGTAGTTCTGAGTGGCCCCTCTGGCGCAGGGAAGAGCACTCTGCTGAAGAGGCTTATGAAGGATTATGAAGGAGTCTTTGGCTTCAGCGTGTCCC ATACAACAAGAAATCCCCGTCCTGGTGAGGTAGACGGTAAAG ATTACCACTTCACCACCAGGGAGAAGGTGCAAGAGGGTATCGATAAAGAAGAGTTCATTGAGAATGCCGAGTTCTCAGGGAACATGTATGGAACAAG TAAATCTGCTATTGAAGATGTCCAGGCAAAGAACCTCATCTGCATTCTCGATGTTGACATACAAGGAGTGAAAAACATCAAGGAGACTGACCTCAACCCCATCTACATCTCCGTCCAGCCCCCATCTATGGAGATCCTG GAAAAGCGtctaagagacagacagactgagacagagGACAGTTTACAGAAGCGCTTAGACGCTGCAAGGACAGACATGGAGCTCA GTAATGAACCTGGAATGTTTGACCTGGTCATCGTCAATGATGATTTAGAGGCAGCCTATGACCAGCTGAAAAGTGCTCTAATGGAG GAAATACAGAAGGTTCAGGATGCCAAGGACTATACATCATCTTCAACCCCTGCTGTGTG CGTGATGGCTGGACCCAGGCCTGTAGTTCTGAGCGGCCCCTCTGGCGCAGGGAAGAGCACTCTGCTGAAGAGGCTTATGAAGGATTATGAAGGAGTCTTTGGCTTCAGCGTGTCCC ATACAACAAGAGATCCCCGTCCTGGTGAGGTAGACGGTAAAG ATTACCACTTCACCACCAGGGAGAAGGTGCAAGAGGGTATCGATAAAGGAGAGTTCATTGAGAATGCCGAGTTCTCAGGGAACATGTATGGAACAAG TAAATCTGCTATTGAAGATGTCCAGGCACAGAACCTCATCTGCATTCTCGATGTTGACATACAAGGAGTGAAAAACATCAAGGAGACTGACCTCAACCCCATCTACATCTCCGTCCAGCCCCCATCTATGGAGATCCTG GAAAAGCGtctaagagacagacagactgagacagagGACAGTTTACAGAAGCGCTTGGACGCTGCAAGGACAGACATGGAGCTCA GTAATGAACCTGGAATGTTTGACCTGGTCATCGTCAATGATGATTTAGAGGCAGCCTATGACCAGCTGAAAAGTGCTCTAATGGAG GAAATACAGAAGGTTCAGGATACCAAGGACTGTACATCATCTTCAACccatgctgtgtg CGTGATGGCTGGACCCAGGCCTGTAGTTCTGAGCGGCCCCTCTGGCGCAGGGAAGAGCACTCTGCTGAAGAGGCTTATGAAGGATTATGAAGGAGTCTTTGGCTTCAGCGTGTCCC ATACAACAAGAGATCCCCGTCCTGGTGAGGTAGACGGTAAAG ATTACCACTTCACCACCAGGGAGAAGGTGCAAGAGGGTATCGATAAAGGAGAGTTCATTGAGAATGCCGAGTTCTCAGGGAACATGTATGGAACAAG TAAATCTGCTATTGAAGATGTCAAGGCAAAGAACCTCATCTGCATTCTCGATGTTGACATACAAGGAGTGAAAAACATCAAGGAGACTGACCTCAACCCCATCTACATCTCCGTCCAGCCCCCATCTATGGAGATCCTG GAAAAGCGtctaagagacagacagactgagacagagGACAGTTTACAGAAGCGCTTGGACGCTGCAAGGACAGACATGGAGCTCA GTAATGAACCTGGAATGTTTGACCTGGTCATCGTCAATGATGATTTAGAGGCAGCCTATGACCAGCTGAAAAGTGCTCTAATGGAG GAAATACAGAAGGTTCAGGATGCCAAGGACTGTACATCATCTTCAACccctgctgtgtg CGTGATGGCTGGACCCAGGCCTGTAGTTCTGAGCGGCCCCTCTGGCGCAGGGAAGAGCACTCTGCTGAAGAGGCTTATGAAGGATTATGAAGGAGTCTTTGGCTTCAGCGTGTCcc ATACAACAAGAAATCCCCGTCCTGGTGAGGTAGACGGTAAAG GCCTGAGTAGCCTCCCAATGCTTCTGGGGGCTGTGTTACTGCCTGTAGCAGACGTCTTATCCTCTGAGTCTTCTCCAG ATTACCACTTCACCACCAGGGAGAAGATGCAAGAGGATATCGATAAAGGAGAGTTCATTGAGAATGCCGAGTTCTCAGGGAACATGTATGGAACAAG TAAATCTGCTATTGAAGATGTCCAGGCACAGAACCTCATCTGCATTCTCGATGTTGACATACAAGGAGTGAAAAACATCAAGGAGACTGACCTCAACCCCATCTACATCTCCGTCCAGCCCCCATCTATGGAGATCCTG GAAAAGCGtctaagagacagacagactgagacagagGACAGTTTACAGAAGCGCTTGGACGCTGCAAGGACAGACATGGAGCTCA GTAATGAACCTGGAATGTTTGACCTGGTCATCGTCAATGATGATTTAGAGGCAGCCTATGACCAGCTGAAAAGTGCTCTAATGGAG GAAATACAGAAGGTTCAGGATGCCAAGGACTGTACATCATCTTCAACccctgctgtgtg CGTGATGGCTGGACCCAGGCCTGTAGTTCTGAGCGGCCCCTCTGGCGCAGGGAAGAGCACTCTGCTGAAGAGGCTTATGAAGGATTATGAAGGAGTCTTTGGCTTCAGCGTGTCcc ATACAACAAGAAATCCCCGTCCTGGTGAGGTAGACGGTAAAG GCCTGAGTAGCCTCCCAATGCTTCTGGGGGCTGTGTTACTGCCTGTAGCAGACGTCTTATCCTCTGAGTCTTCTCCAG ATTACCACTTCACCACCAGGGAGAAGATGCAAGAGGATATCGATAAAGGAGAGTTCATTGAGAATGCCGAGTTCTCAGGGAACATGTATGGAACAAG TAAATCTGCTATTGAAGATGTCCAGGCACAGAACCTCATCTGCATTCTCGATGTTGACATACAAGGAGTGAAAAACATCAAGGAGACTGACCTCAACCCCATCTACATCTCCGTCCAGCCCCCATCTATGGAGATCCTG GAAAAGCGtctaagagacagacagactgagacagagGACAGTTTACAGAAGCGCTTGGACGCTGCAAGGACAGACATGGAGCTCA GTAATGAACCTGGAATGTTTGACCTGGTCATCGTCAATGATGATTTAGAGGCAGCCTATGACCAGCTGAAAAGTGCTCTAATGGAG GAAATACAGAAGGTTCAGGATGCCAAGGAGTAA